From one Dermacentor silvarum isolate Dsil-2018 chromosome 3, BIME_Dsil_1.4, whole genome shotgun sequence genomic stretch:
- the LOC119445149 gene encoding dnaJ homolog subfamily C member 28 has protein sequence MLLSRRSFCALQSVSTNGCVNRVFGLRPFLRRSSSYKNLKKCYQVLGIGEDSSMKEVKEAFVELARKYHPDSGSDTASAAKFDEIKSAYESVRDNLSEDAAPVRDDVNEVLEKDFGIKHTVPQHRQYLSYDGVGHGTPTQRWQQYQQHRLQHAVDRVHDYRVGKRDASSERTLVLKDATLARQYKTTQAIERLVEDLIQESMARGEFNNLPGSGKPLKFAPENPYVDSTTRKLNEVLITNGYVPEWVMLEREIAEEKRRLRSALSERRSHLGPSPLTGDEQCLWQEAVRSLESAAAQINRKIDKFNMVVPLLSKQQGELLCPVCTKACWRAMMTRQMGHMTIYIYTYIQEALSDEQRAITMEVLYRVEIDSGLRKEDMSLSGRFNNVSSRVLVFVVFGFVNTDPCAVLK, from the exons ATGTTGCTGTCGCGTAGGTCATTCTGCGCCTTACAGTCAGTGTCCACAAACGGATGTGTCAACCGCGTTTTCGGACTCAGGCCGTTCTTAAGACGAAGCAGCAGTTATAAGAACTTAAag AAATGTTACCAAGTTCTTGGAATCGGCGAAGATTCGAGCATGAAGGAGGTGAAAGAAGCCTTCGTCGAGCTGGCTCGCAAATACCACCCGGACAGTGGCAGCGACACGGCGAGCGCTGCTAAGTTCGACGAAATCAAGAGCGCTTACGAGAGCGTTCGCGATAACTTGTCCGAAGATGCTGCGCCGGTGCGCGACGATGTCAACGAAGTCTTGGAAAAAGACTTCGGTATAAAG CACACGGTTCCGCAGCACCGGCAGTACCTGAGCTACGATGGCGTCGGCCACGGGACACCGACGCAGCGATGGCAGCAGTACCAGCAGCACCGACTCCAGCATGCCGTGGACAGGGTGCACGACTACCGCGTGGGCAAGCGCGACGCGTCCAGTGAGCGCACGCTGGTCCTCAAGGACGCCACGCTGGCACGGCAGTACAAGACCAC CCAAGCCATCGAGCGGCTGGTGGAGGACCTGATCCAGGAGTCGATGGCGCGCGGCGAGTTCAACAACCTGCCGGGCTCGGGAAAGCCGCTGAAGTTCGCGCCCGAGAATCCCTACGTGGACAGCACCACGCGCAAGCTCAACGAG GTGCTGATTACTAACGGCTACGTGCCCGAGTGGGTGATGCTGGAGCGCGAGATCGCCGAGGAGAAGCGGCGGCTGCGCAGCGCGCTCTCCGAGCGCCGATCCCACCTGGGCCCGTCGCCGCTCACGGGCGACGAGCAGTGCCTCTGGCAGGAGGCCGTGCGTAGCCTGGAGTCGGCGGCGGCGCAGATTAACCGCAAGATCGACAAGTTCAACATGGTCGTGCCGCTGCTCAGCAAACAGCAAGGTGAGCTTCTGTGCCCTGTATGTACTAAGGCATGCTGGCGGGCTATGATGACGAGACAAATGGGCCAcatgacgatatatatatatacgtatatacaggaGGCTTTAAGCGATGAACAGCGGGCTATAACAATGGAAGTCTTATATAGAGTGGAGATCGATAGCGGCTTGCGAAAAGAGGACATGTCTCTGTCAGGACGTTTCAACAACGTTTCGTCTAGAGTTCTTGTGTTCGTTGTCTTCggctttgtgaatacggacccgTGCGCTGTATTAAAATAA
- the LOC119446489 gene encoding MICOS complex subunit Mic10-like encodes MATRSEDVLGEKWDKCVADTLIKVGTGFGVGALFSLVLFKRRAWPVIFGIGSGFGMGYNNCQHTFNEPTLLRAYTLKAKQKNATPAAIAQK; translated from the exons ATGGCGACAAGGTCGGAGGACGTTCTCGGCGAAAAGTGGGATAAATGTGTCGCGGACACGTTAATTAAAGTTG GTACCGGCTTTGGTGTTGGGGCCCTATTTTCTCTAGTGCTGTTCAAAA GGCGTGCCTGGCCTGTCATATTCGGCATCGGTAGTGGATTTGGCATGGGCTACAACAACTGCCAGCACACATTCAACGAGCCTACGTTGCTGCGCGCCTATACGCTAAAG gcaaagCAGAAGAACGCAACGCCAGCAGCCATCGCACAAAAGTGA
- the LOC119446492 gene encoding U6 snRNA-associated Sm-like protein LSm5, with translation MTMPAVNPSSLLPLELIDKCIGSKIHIIMKSDKEIVGTLLGFDDFVNMVLEDVTEYESTPEGRRITKLDQILLNGNNITMMVPGGDMPDA, from the exons ATGACGATGCCAGCCGTAAACCCATCCAGCCTGCTGCCCTTGG AACTGATTGACAAGTGCATCGGATCCAAGATTCACATAATTATGAAAAGTGACAAAGAAATAGTGGGAACGCTACTTGGCTTCGACGACTTCGTCA ATATGGTGCTCGAAGACGTTACGGAATA CGAGAGTACCCCTGAAGGCAGGAGGATTACGAAACTCGACCAAATTCTTCTTAACGGTAACAACATTACGATG ATGGTTCCTGGAGGTGACATGCCAGACGCTTGA
- the LOC119446491 gene encoding protein PBDC1-like, translated as MAKIADGVDPTAALGAAQLLTRPASEFGNDPTVESLWAIKAVEHMEVYFNLISAVDPKILKLTPHDDAIYKEFRERFPDLDVKHLVESEIKSEESKKEWREFCIKFEKVVEDFNFATLLRLDSEKDYAEENTTLVPRVQFYAVEIARNREGCNDDVRKNYPPKPRSRE; from the coding sequence ATGGCGAAGATCGCGGATGGCGTGGACCCTACAGCGGCGCTCGGAGCCGCGCAGTTGCTCACGAGGCCTGCGTCCGAGTTCGGCAACGATCCCACCGTCGAATCCCTGTGGGCCATAAAGGCTGTCGAGCACATGGAAGTATACTTCAACCTGATCAGCGCCGTCGATCCAAAGATCCTTAAGCTGACACCTCACGACGACGCAATCTACAAGGAATTCAGGGAACGGTTCCCCGACTTGGATGTCAAGCATCTCGTGGAGTCCGAAATCAAGAGCGAAGAGTCAAAGAAGGAATGGAGGGAATTCTGTATCAAGTTCGAGAAAGTTGTCGAGGATTTCAACTTCGCCACTCTGCTCCGCCTGGACAGCGAGAAAGATTacgctgaagaaaacacgacACTCGTTCCGAGGGTGCAATTCTACGCAGTAGAAATAGCGCGGAACAGGGAAGGCTGCAACGACGATGTAAGAAAAAACTATCCGCCAAAGCCACGAAGCCGTGAGTGA
- the LOC119446490 gene encoding LOW QUALITY PROTEIN: DALR anticodon-binding domain-containing protein 3 (The sequence of the model RefSeq protein was modified relative to this genomic sequence to represent the inferred CDS: inserted 1 base in 1 codon), producing MSLLAMEISHSIALFLKDFCDQVHVTDIPQIEAVDCPSNKRRKRPADYRIFVGKPSHSNLQPHLQRLVHELLSASVSWTVPLCSCQLLSPLYVEISVNRAAAYRSLFNFILGSGGANCQQQQQQRGGGETVLVFVPHLDDSFTGIRTEMLAAYASRCYADRNVGVTIYASKPLHALERYVFHNVIVCNEGFPSGTNGNDLACMTKCTKFFDEGDMTFDLKSYVVSEGIDVSGYDVYLGKVSIESPAFLIARQLAHIFKTCCDTKPSTFLVVVPACKSFVVQQAGLLCTIMLSQEQLNRPQPTVLYLIHEGTFEPSDRSFDDYLQQRRTFVTGAFHRPQVDLLASAGGCCLEDEPSLTGDNLQAAIDVLVETEIAYEFLSSKQNVKLKLCERLSHAEKGHYFSQYTLARIAAILSKYESSVKAGTYPALCRLEDVDFNLLSEESEWLLWHRLLLCCQVLQEPVPQTLSGSVKVEVNAHSLLRALEALCTEFSAYYSKVRVLVHPEPHLXATVFARIWLLKVVQKTVLGVLNRFGLRGLDRM from the exons ATGTCGCTCCTAGCCATGGAAATTTCTCACTCAATTGCTTTGTTCCTCAAGGACTTCTGTGATCAAGTGCATGTAACAGACATTCCTCAAATTGAAGCTGTCGACTGCCCCTCCAACAAGAGGCGTAAGCGCCCGGCAGACTATCGAATTTTCGTCGGAAAACCCAGCCACTCAAATCTGCAGCCGCACTTGCAACGTCTGGTTCATGAACTGTTATCTGCGAGTGTGTCTTGGACTGTGCCTCTTTGCAGTTGCCAGCTCCTGTCACCATTGTATGTCGAGATTTCCGTGAACCGAGCTGCAGCTTACAGATCATTGTTTAATTTTATACTTGGCTCGGGAGGAGCAAActgtcagcagcagcagcagcaaagggGTGGTGGCGAAACTGTGCTGGTATTTGTCCCCCACCTAGATGACTCATTCACAGGAATACGAACTGAAATGTTAGCTGCCTATGCTTCAAGATGTTATGCTGACAGGAATGTAGGTGTTACTATCTACGCTAGCAAGCCATTACACGCATTAGAGCGGTATGTTTTTCATAACGTAATAGTGTGCAATGAAGGTTTTCCATCTGGGACAAATGGAAATGACCTGGCGTGCATGACCAAGTGCACAAAATTTTTCGATGAGGGTGACATGACATTTGATCTTAAAAGCTACGTTGTAAGTGAAGGTATTGATGTGTCTGGTTATGACGTGTACCTTGGTAAAGTGAGCATTGAAAGCCCTGCATTTTTGATTGCACGTCAACTTGCACACATCTTCAAAACTTGCTGTGACACTAAGCCTAGCACCTTCCTTGTTGTTGTACCGGCCTGTAAAAGCTTTGTGGTACAACAAGCTGGGCTCTTGTGCACAATAATGCTTTCCCAGGAACAGCTGAACAGGCCCCAGCCAACAGTGCTTTATCTGATTCATGAAGGAACTTTCGAACCAAGCGACCGCTCCTTTGATGACTACTTGCAGCAGAGGAGGACTTTCGTGACTGGAGCCTTTCACCGTCCTCAAGTAGATCTGCTGGCCTCTGCTGGAGGCTGCTGTCTTGAAGATGAGCCATCGCTGACTGGCGACAACTTACAGGCAGCAATTGATGTGCTCGTGGAAACTGAAATCGCTTACGAGTTCCTTTCAAGCAAGCAGAATGTCAAGTTGAAACTGTGTGAGCGCTTGAGCCATGCAGAGAAGGGCCATTACTTTTCCCAGTACACATTGGCTAGGATTGCTGCTATACTAAGCAAGTACGAGTCATCTGTGAAAGCAG GCACTTACCCAGCACTGTGCCGTCTGGAAGACGTCGACTTTAACCTGCTCTCCGAAGAGTCCGAGTGGCTGCTCTGGCACAGACTGTTGCTGTGCTGCCAGGTGCTGCAAGAACCCGTGCCCCAGACGCTTTCTGGCAGCGTCAAAGTCGAAGTCAATGCGCACAGTCTCCTCAGAGCCCTGGAAGCACTCTGCACAGAATTCAGTGCCTACTACAGTAAGGTCCGTGTTCTGGTTCATCCGGAGCCACACT ACGCCACTGTGTTTGCACGAATCTGGCTCCTCAAGGTTGTTCAGAAGACAGTGCTTGGTGTACTGAACAGGTTTGGCTTGAGAGGGCTGGACAGAATGTGA